The Arachis hypogaea cultivar Tifrunner chromosome 16, arahy.Tifrunner.gnm2.J5K5, whole genome shotgun sequence genome contains a region encoding:
- the LOC112758060 gene encoding uncharacterized protein translates to MNREGGSNGGSCYYAVLGIRRDASFSDIRTAYRKLAMKWHPDKWARDPSTAGEAKRRFQQIQEAYSVLSDQSKRSMYDAGLYDPLEEEDQEFCDFMQEMISMMNNVKDEGDSLEDLQRMFVEMVGGDGVSFDCNQDQTAGKRGRGSGSRGNPAKRTNSRC, encoded by the exons ATGAATCGAGAAGGAGGATCCAACGGCGGATCTTGCTACTACGCCGTCCTCGGGATTCGCAGGGATGCCTCCTTCTCTGATATTCGCACTGCATACCGCAAGCTTGCTATG AAGTGGCACCCGGATAAGTGGGCCCGGGACCCTTCCACCGCTGGAGAAGCCAAGCGCCGCTTTCAGCAAATCCAGGAAGCTTACTCAG TTCTTTCGGATCAGTCCAAGAGGTCAATGTACGATGCTGGGCTCTACGATCCATTGGAGGAAGAAGATCAA GAGTTCTGTGATTTCATGCAAGAAATGATCTCAATGATGAACAATGTTAAGGATGAG GGGGACAGTTTGGAGGACCTACAGAGGATGTTTGTGGAGATGGTGGGTGGAGATGGCGTGAGCTTTGACTGCAATCAAGATCAGACGGCTGGGAAGCGTGGACGCGGCAGTGGATCAAGGGGCAACCCTGCCAAGCGCACCAACTCCCGATGCTAG